The genomic segment AAATATATACATCTGAACATACGGCAAACGCATCCTGCGCCAAACAACTTCTCAATCATTTGCAGTTTGAATGGAATCCCGTTCGCTTATTAGCTTTACTATCTACACTTGGCGCTGCCTTAGGAATGGAACGCCCTGTACCCGCTTTAGATTTTTGTACGATGATTGAAGGACAATCTCTTATTTGCTCTCCATATGTTGATTACTATCTAGATAAAAAAGATATTCTTCTAGCAACATTAGAAATGTTTGCAAAGGACGAAGAAGAGTCGTAGTTCCATTCTACTCGATCTTTATTACACGCCTTGCATAGACATCACAATCAAAATTCCCATCGCTGCAAACGAGCTCCTTAATTCCTTCATCTCTATAATGGGGAGACAGCGGCACCACGCCCAACATATAATATCCGCCATGTGCAGCTGCTCCCCCATCTCCACCTTTTGTATAGCACGGGGAATCTACGAGCTCATACAGATATGGATCGTATGCGATATACACACCAAAGCCATTCGGTTTCTCCAAGTCTGCGTCATAGTAATACCGTTTTTCCATACCGATATCCTCTAAAAGACCCTGATCAAGATGTTCACTGAAAATCCGCTTAGTTCCTGCCCCACATATGTACTCCCATTCATCCTCTGTCAGTAACGAGAAGCCTTGCTGGTCAAACTCCTTGATAACCTCCATGAAGTTAACCAAACGCCCATCCGCATGGATGACTTGCTGTACATTTCTTTCCACAAGCATCGGGGGAATCTCTACTTCTCTTACTGGCGAAAATACGCTTGAAAGATAGTCGAGGGCATCCTGTTCAAAACCAGCGATCTCAAGGTCGCTCTGCATCGCAGACAAAATGAATTCATCTTGTTCCACTAGCTGATTCCATCCCAATCTCACTTTACCGCCTGGTACGAATACAAACTCGCAGCCGTCCAGCTCGTAGATGCCAGTTGCCAGAGTTAGTTTGCCTGAAGGAAAGCTCTCTACGGTTTTGAATGTAAAGGCATGACCTTTATAATCTTCGAAGGACTTGAGCCATTCTTTTTTCAACACCAACTCCATAGATAGCCAGTTGTTCATTTGCAGGTCGTTTATGGATTTCATCCGATTTTTCACCCACTTGCTTTTTCGTAGTCCTCTTTTAGCATTCCGTAAATCTCTAGATCCACGATTCCTTTGCCCGACCATAGCGTTGCTTGTCTGAGCGTTCCTTCCTTCATGAAGCCATTCTTCAACAATACTTTCTTGGAAGTCTCATTCGGAGGCATCACTTCCGCCTGTATTCGGTTGACATTGACATCCATGAACAAAAAGTGGAGCAAGATATTTACCGCTTCCGTCGCAATCCCTTTTCCCCAATGCGATTCGGACAAGAAGTAGCCAATCGTCACCATGTTTACCTTTTGCTGAAAGTCGAAAGCTTCGATAATGCCAAGCAAGTGATCGGGGTTATCATTGGCGAAGATCCCCCATTTGATCCTGGATTTTTTCAAATAGTCTCTCTCAAAATGCCCAATCATGCTTTTCACTGTCGCTTTATTATGCTTGGGGATAATTCCGCAGTATGCAAATACGTTGTCATTACTGTAGATTTCAAATACTTCGTCCACATGCTGCTCTTCGATTTTCTTCAAGGTGAAACGATCTGATTTTAAAATGGGAAACTGGTTAAACAGTACGTCAACGTTCATGATTTCAGCTCCATCTTTTGAGAATTCCTTACTTCTTACTTTTTCCAAAGTGACTCTTTTTCCTCCTGATCCAATCGATAGTCATGTCTCGCATAGCCCCCCTTAACAAGGAATCGGTAACCATGATGCGATGATCCAGTTAGAGGTACCATCTGTAAAACATGGATTAACGAAGTCAAGTGAATCCACCTATTAATGCCAGAAATATTTTCAATCAACTCTTTCATTTCCTAATATTTCCTTTTATAATAAAAATGTAAATAAATTACAGGTGGAGGTCTTGAAATGAAAAAGTTGTACAGCCTATTTCTTGCCATTTGTTTAATGGTAGTTTTCAGTGTCCCTTTTGCTTCTGCGGCAGAAGTCAATGAGAAAGCCACACCTATACACAATGAAAGAGTTATCAGTATCTTAAAGAAAAACAATATTGACTTTAAAATTGCAGATGGTAATTTAAAGTTAGTCGAAACATCACCTGAATCTATAGCTAAGGTCAATAAATTGCTTGTCTCAGAGTTCAAACCCAGCCTTAAAGCTGCTGTTTCTTATCCAACTCCCTATGTGCATATGAAATTGCATGACATTAAAACCTCACAGAAATTCATCGCAGCAACAAAAACAGCTTTGGCAGCAGCAGTTATTGAATGGGCAAAAAATAAAGGAGTACCAGATCCACGTAAAATTGGTGTAGCCGCTGCTGGTGGATTCGCTGCCTATTATTTCATAAACACTGATAAAGAAGACTTGTATTTTTATATTAAATACTCCTACAGAGAATTGTCGGCAGGTAAATTTGATATGAACGGGAACTTTATTGGAGACTATGAAATCAAAAAAGAAATAAGAGTTACAAAAAACTCAAATTATACTGGTGGTAATCTTGAAGTAGATGTAAGAAAATCTTCTATATTAGACCCTTGGTTCTGAGATGAGGTGAGATGATTAAAACTTTAGGATACTTTATTACCTTCATACTCAACTTGATAGTAGCTTACTTTATATACGATCAATCCAGCTATGTTAAACCTCTATTGCAATCTATTTTTATAGTTGCTTTGATCGTTATAATGGATTTAATTACGAAAAAAAAGAATGAAAAGCACAAATAAGAACCAACTAAACAGCCTTAGTCCATATTTCTATCGGACTAAGGCTGTTTTAAATATGTCCTCTTACTCATTGGAAGCGTTGGTTAAACTACGTCTTCCTCTCGGTGATACATACAGACAAATAGGGGACAAGATCTTGGTGACAATATGCATGCTACAATGTACCCGGATTCTCCTGAGTGGAGCGAAGGGTTCGGGACTTACACCCTAAAGCTATCGCCTGGGCGCACTAAAAAACGAGGGCATGGATCACTCCAGCCCTCGTACTTATTTCTACTAATTCATCTAAATGAGCATCCCCGCAATCGCTGCACTCAACAGATTCGCCAAGGTTGCCGCAACTACTGCGCGCAAGCCCATCTCCGCAAGGTCTGATCTTCTTGAAGGAGCAAAGCCGCCCAAGCCGCCAATAACCATAGCCAGCGCAGCCAGATTGGCAAAGCCGCAAAGGGCGAAGCTGATGATCACAACACTTTTTTGCGACAAATTCGCAATCTCAGGTGCAAAAGCCGTGTACGCGACAAATTCGTTGAGGACAATCTTTTGCCCGATGAAAGAACCGGCTTTTAGCGCTTCCTCCCACGGAACCCCGATCATAAAAGCAATCGGCGCGAACAGGTAGCCTAAAATGTGCTCAAGCGTCAACGCTTGTACTCCCACTAACCCGCCAAGCCAGCCAATAATCGAGTTCAGCAAGAAAATCAACGAGATAAACGCGAGCAACAGCGCACCGACACCAGCAGCCACTTTTAGCCCGTCCGAAGCTCCGCGAGCAGCCGCATCAATAACGTTTCTAGACTCCGTATCTTTCATGACTTCCACATGTTCCACTCTGTGTGGCTGTTCTGTTTCCGGCATCATAATTTTCGCAAGCAACAGACCACCTGGCGCTCCCATGAATGCTGCGGCCAGCAAATACTCAATGGGAACACCAAGCATCGCATACCCACCGATAACCGAACCCGAAACGCACGCCAGTCCGCCTGTCATGACAGCAAACAGCTCGGACTTGGTCATTTTCTCAATATAAGGCTTTACGACAAGTGGCGCCTCAATCGGACCCAAGAAAATATTTGCAGAGGCTGACATGGATTCCGTTTCGCTCGTTTTGAGCACCCGAGACAAAAATCCACCAATAATTTTCGTCGCCCACTGCATGATTCCGAGATAATACAGGACCGAAATCAAGGAAGAGAAGAAAATAATGATCGGCAATACTTGCAGGGCAAACGTAAAGCCTGCATTTTGTGCACCCAGTATCCCGCCAAACAAGAACTGAATTCCGGCATTCGTCGAATCGATGATGCTTTGAACGATCGACGCCAAGTACTCCAGAAGCTTTTTCCCAAAATCCCATTTCAGTACGACTAAAGCAAAAATAAACTGAATCGCAAACGCACCAATGACCGTCCTCGGATGAATCGCTCTGCGATTTTTCGAAAACGCAATGGCTATGATTAAAATTCCCAGGATGCCGAGAACTCCCCAAATGTATTGCATGAACATATCCTTTCTGTATCGCCAGCTGTGTCGATATCTAAGATGACTTGCTTTGTTCTAGATCGCTTTTTTCGCTAATTCTGTCATGTAATCAAAGAATGCATCACGATCTACGTCATAAACCACATGTACCGGGCGTCCGTCAGCCGTCTCAACGGTTCGGCCTTGGCTTGCCCCTTCTGTAATGACGATGCTGTTAACCGTTTGCACCTTTACAAGATCACTATTGCCAACAAATGCTGTGGTTAATACATCCCACAGGTAGTAAGTCGAGTTGGTCGAGAAGTGTACGAGCGGCGGCACCATTGCATAGCATTGACCCAAGAAATCGACACCGATATGCTTGCGCTCTTTTGCCCAGCGCTCACGAACATCCAGTGTCAGTGGGACCTGGTTCGTGCTCTCCAGTGCGACCAAATCAATCTCCATTCCGCTTTCCCATACGCGAGCAGCCGCATCCGGGTCCCAGAATACATTCCACTCTGCGGTTCCATCGTGCTCAGGCTCATGCACGTTTCCTTCTTCGCGGAATGTTCCGCCCATCCACACTAGGCGCTCTACTTTTTCTTCGATGGTCGGATCGATATCCAATGCACGCGCAAGGTCAGTCAAAGGACCGGTAAACAGCAAGGTTGTTTTTCCTTCCGTTGCACGCAGCGTTTCAATCATGTGAAGATGAGCAGGTTTGTCTGCTACTGGCGTAATCACTTCTCCTGCTTCATTGAGCAAGGGCAGTGCGTCTACATAAAATGCATGCATGCGCCAGTCCTTTGGAAAAGGATTTTTCCCGCGGGAATTGGACTCTGCTACATCCAAACCGCCGTTACCGAAACGATCAATGATTTTCCGGCTGGCAAACATCGCTGGTTCCAAGTAGCAATCCGCTGGAATGACGGATACCCCCGTCAGATTCACATTGTCCATTTGGAGCAGCAAGAATAAAGAAATTAAATCATCAACGCCGCCATCATGGTTAAAGTAAATGTTTTTCTTCATCATTATTATCTCCAATCTCATACATGAACTTGTAAGAAGTACAAGTAAACCACTATTATTTGGAACCCTTCAAAAAATAATACTAAAGTTTCACTAAAAAATATACAATCATTATGAACAAGCTGTGGACGATAAAGAGACTATCCTCCAGTAGAAAAATCTACTTTCGTGACAGCCTCTATGCCCCTTTATTTGTTTAACAGATGGAAAACTTGCTCTACGTCTTTGTCACCTCGTCCTGAAAGATTAACAATCAGGATCTGCTCCGGTGAAAGAGTGGGAGCCAACTGCAAGGCATACGCAATGGCATGTGCGCTTTCCAAGGCAGGAATGATTCCTTCTGTTCTCGATAATTCTTGATAAGCAGCCAACACTTCTTCATTCGTCACCGTGTAGTATTCCGCTCGTCCACTTACTTTTAGCTGGCTGTGCTCTGGACCAATACCAGGATAGTCCAACCCCGCAGCAATCGAATACGTTTTTTGCGGTTCCCCATTTTCATCCAGCAATACGAGGCATTTAAAACCATGGATGACGGCTGGAACTCCTTTGGTCAAGGTAGGTGCCTGATCAGGCTCAACACCAATCAGACGTACGGATGGTTCCTCTATATAATGGGCAAAAGCCCCAATCGCGTTACTGCCGCCGCCAACAGCAGCGATGACCGCATCCGGCAAACGCCCTTCTTTCTCCAAGATTTGTCGCTTGGATTCTTCACTGATAATCGATTGGAAATACTTTACCATCGTAGGGAAAGGATGCGGCCCAACCGCAGATCCCAATAGATAGAACGTGTTTTGATAGTTTTGAACCAAATCATTCAGCGCTTCATCAACCGCATCCTTCAATCTTCCTTGTCCTTTGGACACCGCTACCACTTTTGCGCCTAAAAGCTCCATTCGAAACACATTCAGGGCTTGCCTTTTCGTATCCTCCGCTCCCATATAGATCACGCATTCCATGCCAAACATCGCGCAAACAGTCGCGGTAGCAACTCCATGCTGTCCTGCACCCGTCTCGGCAATTATACGATGTGCACCCATTCGCTTTGCCAGAAGGATTTGACCGATGACATTATTGATCTTGTGGGCACCGGTATGGTTTAAGTCTTCCCGCTTTAGATAAATTTTGGCACCGCCGAGTTTTTCCGTTAAATGACGAGCAAACGTCAACGGATTTTCCCGACCTATATATTCTTTCAGATAATACTTGTACTCTTCGATGAATTCCTCATCATCTTTATATCTTTCGAATTGTTCAGCCAAATAGTCCAACACTTCCTGCAATTGTGGAGGGACAAAGCTTCCTCCGAACTCCCCGAAATATCCCTTTTTAGTCTGTTCTGTCAACGACATGCTCATCTCTCCTCAGCTATAGCTAGTCCTCAATCCTTCCTTGCATTTTATAAGATCAAAAGAGAGTGTGTCAATTTAGTTTTATGATTATTCAGAATTCGTTAGTTTGTTGGTAAGTTTTACAAAACCATCATTTTAGCTTCATATTTCCCCAATATAGATCGGGTAGTCTAACAAAAGCAGTTCACTACGTCGTTTTTTCATTCGGAGGGGTATGATGAAGGTTCGCTTTCAAAAGAAAGGCTTTCTGATCGCAACAATTGCGGCTCTAACATTGATCGGTACACAAGGAGCAGGTGCAGCACAAAATGTAACGGGAGCACCCGTTGTAACCGAAATTCATGAGTGGAAAAATCCTCCTGCGCTCGCTGAAGGTATTAAAGAAGGCGGCTTCTCTGGTCTGGTGCATCTTCCTAACGACCCTCCTTCTATCTTTTATACATTGGCTGACCGTGGACCCAATGGGCAATACGGCAAGGACGAGCTACGTACGTTCCCTGACCAAAACTACACACCACGCTTGTACAAAATCAAAGTGGAGAATGGAAACATTCACGTTTTGGAAACCATCAAACTGCGTTTGCCACAGGGCAAGATCAACGCTTTTACGAAAACGAACGATATCAGCGGATTGCCGAATCTCGCTGGCCCTGATGAAGTTCCCTACGATGTAACGGGAACAAAAAAGATTAGTTACGATCCAGACGGTTTGGATTTGGAAGGCATCGCTTACAATCCAGTCGACGATACTTTTTGGTTGTCCGACGAATACCGCCCATCCATCATCCAAGTAAAACGTGACGGCACAATCCTGGGCCGCTATGTGCCAAAGGGCACCAAAGAAGCCTTGGTTGCCGCGGGCGCAAAGATGGAGATTTTTGATACTTTGCCAGCCGTCTATTCCAAACGCATTGCAAACCGTGGCTTTGAAGGTATCACCGTCTCGCCAGACGGCAAGTTCTTGTACACTTCCATTCAAAGTCCGATGGCACTCCCTGATAAAAAGACAGGCGAATCTTCCCGTAATTTGCGCATTTTAAAGATGGATCTCGCCACCAAAAAAGTCGTAGGCGAGTACATGTACATCGCAGAGAACGCAAAAGATTTCGTGAAAGTGAAACAGAAAGACGTCGTTATCAGTGACTTGGCCGCACTCAGCCAGGATGTTTTACTGATTGACGAGCGAGACAAAAATGCCGGGGCAGACGTACAGCTTAAGCGTATTTACAAAGCAGATTTTTCGAAAGCAACCAATTTACTCGGTACGTCAACAAGTGAGCATGACTTCGAAAAACTCACCGTTGCCCAAGTGAAAGAGCAAGGAATCGTGCCTGTTTCCAAGGAATTGCTGGTGGATGTAGCCAAGCTGAATTATCCGCATGAAAAGCTGGAAGGCTTGGCGATTGTGGATAAAAACACGATTGCCATTGTGAATGACAATGATTTCGGCGTAGATGGCTATGACGAGAAGGGTAAGATTAAAATCAACAGCAATCCAACGCAGATGTATGTGATTAAAGTAGGTAAGGATTTGAAATAAGAAGGAAAAGAAGAAGTCCTGCGCTTCAAAAAAGTGGTGGGACTTCTTTTTTTCCTTCATTGTTGAAATAGAAATATCCACGTGAATGTAAGAAATGTTATTAAACCACTTTTAGTTGGAACTTCAAATACAGTCGGTGTAAATAGTATAAGGAAAAGCCTCGCGGTTGATTTATGTCCGCGAGGCTTTTAACTAGTCATTCGTATTTTTAATTAATACAACTTCGATAAAAATTCAGTAAATGTTGAAGCGATTGGGGTGATGGCTTCTCTTTGCCATTCTTCTAGGGATTTTTCTTCTAGTTCTTGCTCGTCCAGGTCTCTTTCCGAAACCAAATATTCGTGGTCAGCAAAAACAACAATTGGTTCAGCATGCTTCCCATTGACATAATCAAAGCAGATAGAACCACCTCCTGCATCGTATCCGATAGGAATCACTCCATCAGGCAAAGAGTCCTTTGTTTGCTCATATGCTAGCAATATACGGTAACTCCCCACCTTTCTACTAAGGCTAAAGAATGAATTAAACACTTTTCCTTCTACTCGTCCGTAATCAAATCGGCATGGAACTGGAGCTCCTGCATTATTCTCAAGCATACACTCTACGAAATCTTTCGGAAAGCGTACTCCTATTGCAAATTCAACTTCTTCGATATCTTGAATGTCTATTTTTTCTGTGCAGCATTCAAATGTTACCTGCTTTGGAATTGTCATACCATTGCTCCCTGTTAATAATTTCGATCCACTTTACTAATATCGGAAATTCTTACATTTCATTGAAACAAAAAAAAAGAAGGGGCATGATCCCCTTCCTTTGCCACTCATTCGATTTCTTCTGCTCTTTCTATAACGACTCCCAGGTGTTTTCCAGCCACTGATCAAAATCAGCACCTTTTTCTCCCTCGTACGTATCATAGATATCGCTTCTCATTTTTTGCAGTTTCTCTTTGAATTCCTCGAACGTATGACCTTTTGGCAAGCTTTTCTTAATTCTTACCAGGGCTTTCGTTGCTCCTTTGATCAAGTCGCCTTTTTTCTGAACAGGTAATCGAACACCTTCCCCAAATGCTTTCAGTTTTTGAAAAGCAGTCTCTTGCACTTTGTACACCGTATCGTTTTCCATCATTCGCGTCAGTAATTGAATCGTTTGCTCATGCTTCCACTGCCCTAATTCTTCAACAGCCTCTAAGCGCTCTCTCCAATTCGATGTTCGATTGGCTGCTTTCTTTAATTCCTCAAAGTTTAGAGGAAGCTCGTTTTTGATTACAGGTTTATTCAATCAAATCTATCTCCTTCTGACTATCATCCTTCTATTATGACACTACGCCACACGAATAACACCACCTGCTCACATATAAATTTCTCGAACAACTAGGTCTGTTCCCGTCACCTCATGAATAAAATGAACGGTATTTCGCCAGTTCCCCTGTCGTCTATACATTGAGAGGAAAAAGGGAGGGTTGCCTATTGTTAGCAGTCAGGAAGAAGAAAATATCCCTTTGGGTGATCAGCGTAATGATGCTCTCTGCCATCCTGTTGCTCTTTGTGCCATCCGTAGAAGGGGCACAGGGCAAGGGATCTGAAGCATCCACAAACACAAATGTTTTAGCCGCAGCCAAAGTCGCACCAAAGGGCTTTTATGCAAAATGGGAGATGGATGTAGGTGGAACACGAGGATGCTCCACCTTGTGCTGGGAGTATTTTTACTTCATCAACGATAAGCAGGTGGCAACCACTTTCCCAGATGGCGGAATAGATGCACTCAATTGCAGTAAAGATAAATGTCTGACGTATCAAATCAAAGGGAACAAACTCACGCTCAGTAACGGAAAATCGTATACGTTCAAAGTCAAATCAGCAAACGAACTGGAGATCAATGGTGGAAAATTTATCAAATACGCCCCCTCTACTGGGTTGAAGCTTCAGGGTAAGTACGAGTCTTTCAGCTATTCCTCCAACGTTCTTGGTACTGGCTATGCAAGCTCAATCACCTATGTATTCAATAAAGACGGTACCTTTGTGGACAGCAGCCTCGTGGGCGTCATCACAGATGGTTCCAGTACAGGAGATAATTCGGGCACTTCTACTAGCGTCGGATCGGAGTCCCAAGCATCTGGAACCTACCAAATTACAAACTATACCATCACTCTGACCTATAAGGATGGCAAAACGAAAAAGCTCCTATTTTTCCTCCCTGAACAGCCAAGTCCAAAAATGCTGCGCATCGGTGGTCGCGACTTTTTGCTCGCGGATGGAAACGCCTCTAAGCCTCAGCCCCCTGAACCGCCTTCTGCAGATTTTCTCACAACCAAAAAAGTAGCAAAAAAACAAGTACTCTTTACCTTCAAGCCAGACAAGAGCGATCAGTATGACAACATCAAAATTACCCTGCAAGGGTACCAGTGGGCAAAGCTGACGATTGAGCCAGCTTATGTCAATTCTTTTAAAGGATTCGGTGATAAGGGGATTGTCGCGCTAACGGCAAAATATCGTATCGATAATGGGTCAGCTCAAACGGTTAAAGTCAACAGCTTGCAAGTTGCGCTTGATTTGCCTGATTCCAAAGCCAGTGTAAAAGCCGCAATCGGATTGACCCCTACAGTCAAGGATGAGTTAAAAGCAGGTGAAAGCGTGGAGAGCATGCTGGTCATTTTGGTTCCAGCGGAGCATTTTGACAAGAACAAGGATTTCAAGCTGTGGTTTGGTCCATTGCTCAACCTGAAAGGCCAAGATGTGTTTCAAGAGGAATGGCCCAACTTCAACATTTGGAAGAAACTATAGTCAAAAAAGCTTCTTGCCGCTCATGATGATGAGGCAAGAAGCTTTTCATTTTTAATTCAGCACGGAATACAAAGACATGATACGTCTTGCTGCTTCTTGGTATCCGCCAGCGTTACGCAAGGAGTCCCCTACCTGTATCGCACGCTCTTTATAGGTGGATTCGTTCAACACTTTCAGCAAAGCATCCTTCAAAGCTGTCGGTGTAAGCTGCCCTCTATCTAACATAATACCCGCTCCTAACTCCTCCACCCGCTTCGCCACAATCGGCTGATCGGAGCTTAATGGAATCATGACGAGGGGCACATGAAAATAGAGAGCCTCACTTGTACTGTTCATGCCCGCATGTGTAATAAAAGCATCGGCTTGCTGGAGCACTTCCAGTTGCGGAACGTACGGCTCAACAATGAAGTTTGGCGGAATATTATCACCCAGCGACTCCAGCTCCGTGTCTTTTCCGCAAGACAGTACAAATTGAGCCGGGATATCTTGAAAGGCCTCAAAACACAGTTTGTAAAGCTCCACATCTTTGGTCAAAATACTGCCCATGGAAATGTATACGACCTTATCGTGTGGCGAGCGGAGCTTTTCAAACGGAAAAGAAGGAGCATCAGGACGCGATGTAATCGAAGGTCCTGTAAATATATAACTATCGTCCAGCTTGTCAGCATCTGGCTGGAATTCACGACTGGTAAAGACAATCTTCATGTCCCCATACTGGCGGGTAATATCTTCAATGGCAGGTACGGCTACGTTGCATACACGAGCGATGCTCTGTGCAGTCTGCGTCACTCGTTCATAAAGTGCATCCACATCTACAGCATCGCTTGCATCAAACACTTCGACAATCTTGCTGAGTGGTTCAGCAAATGCCAGGTTGGTTACGGAGCAGATCGTCGGGATTCCTAACTTCTCCCCTAAAATCGCCCCTCCCCACCCAAACAAGGAGTCAAAAATCAGGTAATCAAATGATTCGTTTTGTATCTGCCGGAGAATCTCGGGAATGCGGGGTTCAATAATGCCTCGGAGCATAAAATCAGTGAAATGAAGAGGGTGTTTGAATTCTGTTGGGTTAAAGCCTAGGTCGCGAAAGACTTGTTCATCCAATTGATAAGCGCGGAATTGTGCCCCAGTCTGGGCAAGCCTATCCCGATATTCTTCTGAGCACATATAGACGACTTCTTCTCCGTTGCCGACTAGCTGCTTCACCAATCCCAATGTAGGATTGACGTGACCTTCTGCTGGAATCGTAACATACAGTACGCGTGCCACTCACTCCACCTCCAAAAGAATACCTAATTAGAAAATGTTTCCATTTCATTATAGGCTAGATGGGTGGTGAAAATGGTTAAAATCCAAATATTTCATAATTTGTTCAATATTTTAAACGAAGATGTTTATTATGTTGGAAGAAAACACAAAAATCCCTCCAGCCATCATTTCTCCATGTGAAGGGATTTCCATCCATTTTATTTAATTAGGAAGCCCCAAAAGTCCAAAGCCTACAAGTCGTTTAACTTCTTTACTTTTTTGAGGTATTTAAAATATTCCTC from the Brevibacillus brevis genome contains:
- a CDS encoding GNAT family N-acetyltransferase, which encodes MNVDVLFNQFPILKSDRFTLKKIEEQHVDEVFEIYSNDNVFAYCGIIPKHNKATVKSMIGHFERDYLKKSRIKWGIFANDNPDHLLGIIEAFDFQQKVNMVTIGYFLSESHWGKGIATEAVNILLHFLFMDVNVNRIQAEVMPPNETSKKVLLKNGFMKEGTLRQATLWSGKGIVDLEIYGMLKEDYEKASG
- a CDS encoding NupC/NupG family nucleoside CNT transporter, coding for MQYIWGVLGILGILIIAIAFSKNRRAIHPRTVIGAFAIQFIFALVVLKWDFGKKLLEYLASIVQSIIDSTNAGIQFLFGGILGAQNAGFTFALQVLPIIIFFSSLISVLYYLGIMQWATKIIGGFLSRVLKTSETESMSASANIFLGPIEAPLVVKPYIEKMTKSELFAVMTGGLACVSGSVIGGYAMLGVPIEYLLAAAFMGAPGGLLLAKIMMPETEQPHRVEHVEVMKDTESRNVIDAAARGASDGLKVAAGVGALLLAFISLIFLLNSIIGWLGGLVGVQALTLEHILGYLFAPIAFMIGVPWEEALKAGSFIGQKIVLNEFVAYTAFAPEIANLSQKSVVIISFALCGFANLAALAMVIGGLGGFAPSRRSDLAEMGLRAVVAATLANLLSAAIAGMLI
- a CDS encoding nucleoside hydrolase; translated protein: MKKNIYFNHDGGVDDLISLFLLLQMDNVNLTGVSVIPADCYLEPAMFASRKIIDRFGNGGLDVAESNSRGKNPFPKDWRMHAFYVDALPLLNEAGEVITPVADKPAHLHMIETLRATEGKTTLLFTGPLTDLARALDIDPTIEEKVERLVWMGGTFREEGNVHEPEHDGTAEWNVFWDPDAAARVWESGMEIDLVALESTNQVPLTLDVRERWAKERKHIGVDFLGQCYAMVPPLVHFSTNSTYYLWDVLTTAFVGNSDLVKVQTVNSIVITEGASQGRTVETADGRPVHVVYDVDRDAFFDYMTELAKKAI
- the trpB gene encoding tryptophan synthase subunit beta, which translates into the protein MSLTEQTKKGYFGEFGGSFVPPQLQEVLDYLAEQFERYKDDEEFIEEYKYYLKEYIGRENPLTFARHLTEKLGGAKIYLKREDLNHTGAHKINNVIGQILLAKRMGAHRIIAETGAGQHGVATATVCAMFGMECVIYMGAEDTKRQALNVFRMELLGAKVVAVSKGQGRLKDAVDEALNDLVQNYQNTFYLLGSAVGPHPFPTMVKYFQSIISEESKRQILEKEGRLPDAVIAAVGGGSNAIGAFAHYIEEPSVRLIGVEPDQAPTLTKGVPAVIHGFKCLVLLDENGEPQKTYSIAAGLDYPGIGPEHSQLKVSGRAEYYTVTNEEVLAAYQELSRTEGIIPALESAHAIAYALQLAPTLSPEQILIVNLSGRGDKDVEQVFHLLNK
- a CDS encoding esterase-like activity of phytase family protein is translated as MMKVRFQKKGFLIATIAALTLIGTQGAGAAQNVTGAPVVTEIHEWKNPPALAEGIKEGGFSGLVHLPNDPPSIFYTLADRGPNGQYGKDELRTFPDQNYTPRLYKIKVENGNIHVLETIKLRLPQGKINAFTKTNDISGLPNLAGPDEVPYDVTGTKKISYDPDGLDLEGIAYNPVDDTFWLSDEYRPSIIQVKRDGTILGRYVPKGTKEALVAAGAKMEIFDTLPAVYSKRIANRGFEGITVSPDGKFLYTSIQSPMALPDKKTGESSRNLRILKMDLATKKVVGEYMYIAENAKDFVKVKQKDVVISDLAALSQDVLLIDERDKNAGADVQLKRIYKADFSKATNLLGTSTSEHDFEKLTVAQVKEQGIVPVSKELLVDVAKLNYPHEKLEGLAIVDKNTIAIVNDNDFGVDGYDEKGKIKINSNPTQMYVIKVGKDLK
- a CDS encoding SMI1/KNR4 family protein, which produces MTIPKQVTFECCTEKIDIQDIEEVEFAIGVRFPKDFVECMLENNAGAPVPCRFDYGRVEGKVFNSFFSLSRKVGSYRILLAYEQTKDSLPDGVIPIGYDAGGGSICFDYVNGKHAEPIVVFADHEYLVSERDLDEQELEEKSLEEWQREAITPIASTFTEFLSKLY
- a CDS encoding HEAT repeat domain-containing protein → MNKPVIKNELPLNFEELKKAANRTSNWRERLEAVEELGQWKHEQTIQLLTRMMENDTVYKVQETAFQKLKAFGEGVRLPVQKKGDLIKGATKALVRIKKSLPKGHTFEEFKEKLQKMRSDIYDTYEGEKGADFDQWLENTWESL
- a CDS encoding macrolide family glycosyltransferase, which produces MARVLYVTIPAEGHVNPTLGLVKQLVGNGEEVVYMCSEEYRDRLAQTGAQFRAYQLDEQVFRDLGFNPTEFKHPLHFTDFMLRGIIEPRIPEILRQIQNESFDYLIFDSLFGWGGAILGEKLGIPTICSVTNLAFAEPLSKIVEVFDASDAVDVDALYERVTQTAQSIARVCNVAVPAIEDITRQYGDMKIVFTSREFQPDADKLDDSYIFTGPSITSRPDAPSFPFEKLRSPHDKVVYISMGSILTKDVELYKLCFEAFQDIPAQFVLSCGKDTELESLGDNIPPNFIVEPYVPQLEVLQQADAFITHAGMNSTSEALYFHVPLVMIPLSSDQPIVAKRVEELGAGIMLDRGQLTPTALKDALLKVLNESTYKERAIQVGDSLRNAGGYQEAARRIMSLYSVLN